From Deltaproteobacteria bacterium, one genomic window encodes:
- a CDS encoding sigma-54-dependent Fis family transcriptional regulator translates to MARILIIDDDRQVCETLESMAVRLGHECFSALSLHNGLELLERDHIDIVFLDVRLPDGNGLDALGRIRGRLAPPDVIVLTGQGDPEGAELAIQGGVWDYLVKPSPIKQIKETLNRVLAHRTEKQAQAPRQNLDLSGIVGASAVMRQCYERVAQASGSDTTVLVTGETGTGKELMARTIHRNSPRSGRAFVVVDCAALTETLLESILFGHTKGSFTGAAKDRVGLIKLADRGTLFLDEIGELPLSAQKTFLRVLQERRFRPVGSNLELESDFRLICATNRDLAAMVQAGQFRQDLYYRINTIHIVLPLLREREDDIGELAKYHIDRLCHQRNLPEKEMDPGFVAALKQYDWPGNVRELFNTIEQSFVLSGGEKTVYAQHLPQAVRIRVAKTMLARNKEIPEGLNSVIDTAVDADRGVERGETLKEFKQRMEREYLARLLWAHGKDIQKMVTISGLSRSHLYAILKKHGLEP, encoded by the coding sequence ATGGCCAGGATTCTGATCATCGACGATGACCGCCAGGTTTGCGAAACATTGGAAAGCATGGCCGTGCGTCTGGGGCACGAATGTTTTTCCGCCCTGAGCCTGCACAACGGCCTGGAATTGTTGGAGCGGGACCACATCGATATTGTCTTTTTGGATGTCCGCCTGCCCGACGGCAATGGCTTGGACGCCCTGGGGCGGATTCGGGGACGCCTGGCGCCGCCGGACGTGATCGTTCTGACCGGCCAGGGCGATCCCGAGGGCGCCGAGCTGGCCATTCAAGGCGGGGTTTGGGATTATCTGGTCAAGCCGTCACCCATCAAACAGATCAAGGAAACCCTGAATCGCGTCTTGGCCCATCGGACCGAAAAGCAGGCCCAGGCACCACGTCAAAATCTGGACTTGAGCGGGATTGTCGGCGCCAGCGCGGTCATGCGGCAGTGCTACGAGCGCGTGGCCCAGGCCAGCGGATCGGACACCACCGTGCTGGTCACGGGAGAGACGGGCACGGGCAAGGAACTCATGGCCCGGACCATCCACCGCAACAGCCCCCGTTCTGGACGGGCCTTCGTGGTCGTTGACTGCGCGGCCCTGACGGAAACCCTGCTGGAAAGCATTTTGTTTGGCCACACCAAGGGATCTTTCACCGGCGCGGCCAAGGATCGTGTCGGACTGATCAAGCTGGCCGATCGGGGCACTCTGTTTTTGGATGAAATTGGAGAATTACCGCTTTCGGCGCAAAAGACATTTTTGCGGGTGCTTCAGGAACGCCGATTTCGTCCGGTGGGTTCGAATCTTGAGCTGGAAAGCGACTTTCGGCTGATTTGCGCCACGAATCGGGATTTGGCGGCCATGGTTCAGGCCGGACAATTTCGTCAGGATCTGTACTACCGCATAAACACGATCCATATCGTCCTGCCTCTATTGCGGGAACGGGAGGACGATATTGGAGAATTGGCCAAATATCACATCGACCGGCTCTGCCACCAACGCAACCTTCCGGAGAAGGAAATGGATCCGGGCTTCGTGGCCGCGCTCAAGCAATACGATTGGCCGGGAAACGTGCGCGAACTGTTCAATACCATTGAACAGTCGTTTGTGTTGTCCGGCGGGGAAAAGACGGTTTACGCCCAGCATCTACCCCAAGCAGTCCGTATTCGGGTCGCAAAGACCATGCTGGCCAGGAACAAGGAAATTCCCGAAGGCTTGAATTCGGTCATTGATACGGCGGTGGACGCGGATCGAGGCGTGGAGAGGGGGGAAACGCTCAAGGAGTTCAAGCAACGGATGGAGCGCGAATACCTCGCGCGGTTGCTATGGGCGCATGGCAAGGACATTCAGAAAATGGTGACCATTTCTGGATTGTCCAGATCGCATTTGTACGCGATCCTGAAAAAGCACGGGCTTGAGCCCTAG